In Gadus chalcogrammus isolate NIFS_2021 chromosome 13, NIFS_Gcha_1.0, whole genome shotgun sequence, a single genomic region encodes these proteins:
- the lsm3 gene encoding snRNA-associated Sm-like protein LSm3, whose product MADEVEPQQTTNTVEEPLDLIRLSLDERIYVKMRNDRELRGRLHAYDQHLNMILGAVEETVTTVEIDEETYEELYKSTKRNIPMLFVRGDGVVLVAPPLRVG is encoded by the exons ATGGCGGATGAAGTCGAACCT caaCAGACCACCAACACGGTGGAGGAGCCCCTGGATCTGATCAGGCTCAGTCTGGACGAGAGGATCTACGTCAAGATGAGGAACGATCGGGAGCTCCGCGGCAGACTGCAT GCATACGACCAGCACCTGAACATGATCCTGGGGGCTGTGGAGGAGACGGTGACAACGGTGGAGATCGACGAGGAGACGTACGAGGAGCTGTACAAG TCCACCAAGAGGAACATCCCCATGTTGTTTGTCAGAGGAGACGGTGTGGTTCTTGTAGCTCCGCCCCTCAGGGTGGGCTAA